The Methylomonas koyamae genome has a segment encoding these proteins:
- a CDS encoding restriction endonuclease: MKGPHFLNYVRPLVEVLRNIGGSGATADVIDQVISYMKIPDSVVEETISSGASRVRNQIQWARMYLVKADLMDSSQRGVWKLTEKGYETEITEESVYALFKKVQGSFVEEPKKQESVPVEEAEEEIVADEAHGEALLSILKNLSPAGFEKICKRLLSEVGIHDVQITGGSGDQGIDGTGVIKVNEVVGFTIIFQCKRYKDSVVPHHVRDFRGTMQGRADKGIIITTGRFTSEAKKEAVRDGVPPIELIDGERLVSLFEKYQLGLKPKVVYDLVPDFFDNFK; the protein is encoded by the coding sequence ATGAAAGGCCCACATTTCTTGAATTATGTTAGACCTCTTGTAGAGGTTCTACGGAATATTGGTGGCTCGGGAGCAACTGCTGACGTAATTGATCAAGTAATTTCTTACATGAAAATTCCCGACTCCGTAGTTGAGGAAACAATTTCTTCTGGTGCATCTCGCGTAAGAAATCAAATTCAATGGGCAAGAATGTATCTTGTCAAAGCAGACCTAATGGACTCATCGCAACGCGGTGTTTGGAAACTTACAGAAAAAGGCTATGAAACTGAAATAACCGAAGAATCGGTTTATGCTTTGTTCAAAAAAGTTCAGGGAAGCTTTGTAGAAGAGCCAAAGAAACAAGAGTCGGTGCCAGTAGAGGAGGCTGAAGAAGAAATTGTTGCTGACGAAGCTCATGGTGAGGCTCTTCTCAGCATTTTAAAAAATCTTTCACCTGCTGGCTTTGAAAAAATATGCAAAAGGTTATTATCTGAAGTTGGAATTCACGACGTTCAAATAACTGGTGGCTCCGGAGATCAAGGAATTGATGGTACGGGCGTTATAAAAGTAAATGAAGTTGTTGGGTTCACAATTATTTTTCAATGCAAAAGGTACAAGGACTCTGTGGTTCCGCATCATGTACGTGACTTCAGGGGCACAATGCAAGGTCGTGCAGACAAAGGAATTATAATTACTACCGGTCGTTTTACCTCTGAAGCAAAAAAAGAAGCAGTTAGAGATGGTGTGCCACCAATTGAATTAATTGACGGTGAAAGGTTGGTTTCGTTATTTGAAAAATATCAACTTGGTTTGAAGCCAAAAGTCGTTTATGACTTGGTTCCTGACTTTTTTGACAACTTCAAGTAG